The proteins below are encoded in one region of Amorphus orientalis:
- the ftsY gene encoding signal recognition particle-docking protein FtsY, giving the protein MSSDQKGGLWRRMFGRRAEDQEPAPETEAPEDAAAAIETEDPSGGEPSGEEPRGPDPDDAIVEPVTSGFEPEAAPEPVDAEREAPADPPATASEGPDPIETRVGESTEADPDPEPEDVLTPAEPETKAGFFRRLMSGLDRTSSSLTEGVTGLFTKRKLDSETLQDLEDVLIQADLGVETAMAVTDRLSESRYQKGIEPDALRRILAEEVARVLEPVEKPFELDRTKKPFVVLVVGVNGTGKTTTIGKIAAKLVRDGRKVVLAAGDTFRAAAVEQLKIWGERTKSHVVARETGSDAAGLVYDALEDAAAAGADALLIDTAGRLQNRTELMAELEKVVRVIKKKVPDAPHAVLLVLDATTGQNALNQVEIFSKAVGVTGLVMTKLDGTARGGILVAISARHQLPVHFVGVGEGVDDLAPFSADDFATAIAGRPEGG; this is encoded by the coding sequence ATGAGCAGCGACCAGAAGGGCGGCCTCTGGCGCCGCATGTTCGGCCGGCGCGCCGAGGACCAGGAGCCTGCGCCCGAAACCGAAGCGCCGGAAGATGCGGCAGCCGCGATCGAAACCGAGGATCCGTCCGGGGGCGAGCCTTCCGGGGAAGAGCCGCGCGGCCCCGACCCGGACGACGCGATCGTCGAACCGGTCACGTCCGGCTTCGAGCCCGAGGCAGCGCCCGAGCCGGTGGACGCGGAGCGCGAAGCCCCGGCGGACCCTCCCGCCACGGCTAGCGAAGGCCCGGACCCGATCGAGACGCGCGTCGGCGAGAGCACGGAAGCGGATCCGGACCCCGAGCCCGAAGACGTCCTGACGCCCGCCGAACCGGAAACCAAGGCCGGCTTCTTCCGTCGCCTGATGAGCGGGCTGGACCGGACCTCGTCGTCGCTGACGGAAGGGGTCACCGGCCTCTTCACCAAGCGCAAGCTGGATTCGGAGACGCTGCAGGATCTGGAGGACGTCCTGATCCAGGCGGACCTCGGCGTCGAGACGGCCATGGCCGTGACCGACCGCCTGTCGGAATCGCGTTACCAGAAGGGAATCGAGCCGGACGCCCTGCGCAGGATCCTCGCCGAGGAAGTCGCCCGGGTGCTCGAGCCGGTCGAGAAGCCGTTCGAACTCGATCGGACCAAAAAGCCGTTCGTGGTGCTGGTGGTGGGCGTCAACGGCACCGGCAAGACCACCACCATCGGCAAGATCGCAGCCAAGCTGGTCCGCGACGGGCGAAAGGTGGTGCTTGCCGCCGGCGACACCTTCCGCGCCGCCGCCGTCGAGCAACTCAAGATCTGGGGCGAGCGGACGAAGAGCCACGTGGTCGCCCGGGAGACCGGATCCGATGCGGCCGGCCTCGTCTACGACGCACTCGAGGACGCGGCCGCCGCGGGTGCCGACGCGCTCCTGATCGACACCGCCGGACGTCTGCAGAACCGCACCGAGCTGATGGCCGAGCTGGAGAAGGTCGTCCGCGTCATCAAGAAGAAGGTGCCGGACGCGCCCCACGCCGTGCTTCTGGTGCTTGACGCCACCACCGGGCAGAACGCGCTCAACCAGGTGGAGATCTTTTCCAAGGCGGTGGGCGTGACCGGGCTCGTCATGACCAAGCTGGACGGCACGGCCCGCGGCGGCATCCTGGTGGCGATCTCCGCGCGGCACCAGCTGCCGGTCCATTTCGTCGGCGTTGGCGAGGGGGTCGACGACCTGGCGCCGTTCTCCGCCGACGATTTCGCCACCGCGATCGCCGGCCGGCCCGAGGGCGGCTAG
- the mtaB gene encoding tRNA (N(6)-L-threonylcarbamoyladenosine(37)-C(2))-methylthiotransferase MtaB, translating to MIRRGAEAAGHSDLVVVNTCAVTSEAVRQARQTVRRLRRERPGAKIVVTGCAAQTEPETFAGLDAVDLVLGNDAKTEPETWRDLARFGVDAGERVRVNDIMSVRETAGHLVDGLEGRARAFVQVQNGCDHRCTFCIIPYGRGNSRSVPMGAIVDQVRRLTDNGYREVVLTGVDLTSYGPDLPGTPKLGDLVQRILKLVPDLPRLRLSSIDSIEVDPALMEAIAGEPRLLGHFHLSLQAGDDMILKRMKRRHLRDDAIRFCADVRALRPDVVFGADLISGFPTETDAMFDNTLALVADCGLTHLHVFPFSPRPGTPAARMPQLSRQLVKDRAARLRAEGERAFAAHLATEIGRVRQVLVERDGLGRTEGFTPVSLPGRAGDLIAARMVAARDGALVGEPMAEAA from the coding sequence ATGATCCGCCGCGGGGCCGAGGCGGCCGGCCATTCCGATCTGGTCGTGGTGAACACGTGCGCCGTCACCAGCGAGGCCGTGCGTCAGGCGCGCCAGACCGTGCGCCGGCTCCGCCGGGAACGCCCCGGCGCGAAGATCGTGGTGACCGGGTGTGCGGCGCAGACCGAGCCGGAGACGTTCGCGGGGCTCGATGCCGTCGATCTGGTGCTCGGCAACGACGCCAAGACGGAACCGGAGACCTGGCGCGATCTCGCCCGCTTCGGGGTCGATGCCGGCGAGCGGGTGCGCGTCAACGACATCATGAGCGTGCGCGAGACGGCCGGCCATCTGGTCGACGGCCTGGAGGGCCGGGCCCGGGCCTTCGTCCAGGTTCAGAACGGCTGCGACCACCGCTGCACCTTCTGCATCATTCCCTATGGACGCGGCAATTCGCGCTCGGTGCCGATGGGCGCGATCGTCGACCAGGTCCGCCGCCTTACCGACAATGGCTATCGGGAGGTCGTGCTGACCGGCGTCGACCTGACCAGCTACGGCCCGGACCTGCCCGGCACACCGAAGCTCGGCGATCTGGTCCAGCGCATCCTGAAGCTGGTGCCGGATCTGCCACGGCTGCGGCTGTCGTCGATCGATTCCATCGAGGTCGATCCGGCACTGATGGAGGCGATCGCGGGCGAGCCCCGCCTGCTCGGCCACTTTCATCTGTCGCTCCAGGCCGGCGACGACATGATCCTCAAGCGGATGAAGCGCCGGCACCTGCGCGACGATGCGATCCGGTTCTGCGCCGATGTCCGCGCGCTGCGTCCCGACGTGGTGTTCGGCGCCGATCTGATCTCCGGCTTCCCGACCGAAACCGACGCGATGTTCGACAACACCCTGGCGCTGGTCGCCGATTGCGGGCTGACCCATTTGCACGTCTTCCCCTTCTCGCCCCGGCCCGGAACGCCGGCGGCCCGCATGCCCCAGCTGTCCCGCCAGCTGGTGAAGGATCGCGCGGCGCGACTGCGCGCGGAGGGCGAGCGCGCTTTTGCCGCCCACCTGGCGACGGAGATCGGGCGCGTGCGCCAGGTGCTGGTCGAACGCGACGGGCTCGGCCGGACCGAAGGCTTCACTCCGGTCAGCCTGCCCGGTCGGGCGGGCGACCTCATTGCCGCGCGCATGGTTGCGGCCCGGGATGGCGCGCTCGTGGGCGAGCCGATGGCGGAGGCGGCATGA
- the dapF gene encoding diaminopimelate epimerase — protein sequence MTASIPFVKMNGLGNDILVVDGRTVPTGLTADAIRRLSPRAGGIGFDQVVTLEPDPAGADVFMRIANADGGEVEACGNAARCIADRLFAETGAASLSINTLGGRLSARRRDDGIVAVDMGHARFGWQDIPLARPVDDTMAVGGVAAAEAAGLGPGSVANVGNPHIVYWVEDPDAIDLARLGPEIEHDALFPNRINATLAHVVDRARIDVRVWERGAGLTRACGTAACATAALAAHTGRTGRQVTIGLPGGDLEIAIGDDRSILMAGPVATDFTGALDPVAGTFVFDGTPEPAAAG from the coding sequence ATGACCGCCTCGATCCCCTTCGTGAAGATGAACGGCCTCGGCAACGACATTCTCGTGGTCGACGGACGGACCGTGCCGACGGGACTGACCGCCGACGCGATCCGCCGGCTTTCTCCACGGGCCGGCGGCATCGGCTTCGATCAGGTGGTCACCCTGGAGCCGGATCCGGCCGGGGCGGACGTGTTCATGCGGATCGCCAACGCCGATGGCGGCGAGGTCGAGGCCTGCGGAAATGCGGCCCGGTGCATCGCCGACCGGCTGTTCGCCGAGACCGGCGCGGCATCCCTGTCGATCAACACGCTCGGCGGCCGCCTGTCGGCCCGCAGGCGGGACGACGGCATCGTGGCGGTTGACATGGGCCACGCCCGCTTCGGCTGGCAGGACATTCCGCTCGCCCGCCCGGTGGACGACACCATGGCGGTCGGCGGGGTCGCCGCGGCGGAGGCCGCAGGCCTCGGTCCGGGATCGGTGGCGAATGTCGGCAATCCCCATATCGTGTACTGGGTCGAGGATCCGGACGCGATCGACCTTGCCCGGCTCGGACCCGAGATCGAGCACGACGCGCTTTTTCCCAACCGTATCAACGCGACGCTCGCTCACGTCGTCGACCGCGCCCGTATCGATGTCCGCGTCTGGGAGCGCGGCGCGGGTCTGACGCGCGCCTGCGGCACCGCGGCCTGCGCCACCGCGGCATTGGCTGCGCACACGGGACGGACCGGACGCCAGGTCACGATCGGCCTGCCGGGCGGCGATCTGGAGATCGCGATCGGCGATGACCGGTCCATCCTGATGGCCGGCCCTGTCGCCACCGATTTCACCGGCGCGCTCGATCCCGTGGCCGGCACCTTCGTTTTCGACGGGACCCCCGAGCCGGCCGCCGCGGGTTGA
- a CDS encoding L,D-transpeptidase family protein, whose translation MDGRTLPCALGSGGLAVRKREGDGATPIGRFWLKAALFRADRVAPPAGDLPIRATRADDGWSDDPGSALYNLFVRLPQTLSHERLMRTDHLYDVVVITDHNRTPRVRRHGSAVFLHCSREGLTPTAGCVALPRETWRRLGAHLVRNRPIDIDAVARPVRRRRARPFFRRTRSAI comes from the coding sequence GTGGACGGGAGGACCCTTCCGTGCGCCCTCGGCAGCGGCGGACTTGCGGTGCGGAAGCGCGAGGGAGACGGTGCCACGCCGATCGGTCGATTTTGGCTGAAGGCGGCGCTTTTCCGCGCCGACCGGGTGGCCCCGCCGGCGGGCGATCTACCGATCCGCGCGACCCGTGCCGACGACGGCTGGTCCGACGATCCCGGCTCCGCCCTCTACAACCTGTTCGTCCGGCTGCCCCAGACGCTGTCGCACGAACGCTTGATGCGGACCGACCATCTCTATGACGTCGTCGTGATCACCGACCACAACCGGACGCCCAGGGTTCGCCGGCACGGCAGCGCGGTGTTTCTGCATTGCAGCCGGGAAGGGCTGACGCCGACGGCCGGCTGCGTCGCCCTGCCCCGCGAAACCTGGCGGCGGCTGGGGGCACATCTCGTCCGCAACCGGCCGATCGACATCGACGCCGTGGCCCGTCCCGTGCGGCGCCGGCGCGCGCGCCCCTTTTTCCGGCGCACGAGATCGGCCATATAG
- a CDS encoding response regulator transcription factor → MTARKILIVDDDEDLREGLAEQLALYDEFQIFTAANATAGIETAKEERADVVLMDVGLPDIDGREAVKLLRKSGFKAPIIVLTAQEGDSDTILGLEAGANDYVTKPFKFAVLLARIRAHLRQYEQSEDATFAIGRYSFRPAAKLLVDERGSKVRLTEKETAILKYLYRAGQRSVTRDVLLHEVWGYNSGVTTHTLETHIYRLRQKIERDPSNAELLVTEGGGYKLVPQPGGEASAV, encoded by the coding sequence ATGACCGCCCGCAAGATACTGATCGTCGACGATGACGAGGACCTCCGGGAGGGCCTCGCCGAGCAACTCGCCCTTTACGACGAGTTCCAGATTTTCACGGCCGCCAACGCTACTGCGGGAATCGAAACCGCAAAAGAGGAGCGCGCCGACGTCGTCCTGATGGATGTCGGCCTGCCCGACATCGACGGGCGCGAAGCGGTGAAGCTGCTGCGCAAATCCGGCTTCAAGGCGCCGATCATCGTGCTGACCGCCCAAGAGGGGGATTCCGACACGATCCTCGGGCTCGAGGCGGGTGCCAACGACTATGTCACCAAGCCGTTCAAGTTCGCGGTGCTCCTGGCCCGGATCCGTGCCCATCTGCGCCAGTACGAGCAGAGCGAGGACGCGACTTTCGCGATCGGGCGCTACAGCTTCCGGCCCGCCGCCAAGCTGCTCGTCGACGAGCGCGGCTCGAAGGTGCGGCTGACCGAAAAGGAAACCGCGATCCTCAAATATCTCTACCGGGCCGGCCAGCGTTCGGTGACGCGGGACGTACTGCTGCACGAGGTCTGGGGCTACAACTCCGGCGTCACCACCCACACGCTGGAGACCCACATCTACCGGCTCCGCCAGAAGATCGAGCGCGATCCGTCAAACGCCGAGCTGCTGGTCACAGAGGGCGGGGGCTACAAGCTTGTCCCGCAACCGGGCGGCGAGGCAAGCGCCGTATGA
- a CDS encoding Crp/Fnr family transcriptional regulator encodes MSLSRDIAVMRKTPMLAGLEEEHLRLLAFSSETRHLGPGEVLFEMNSAAPGAGVVASGAIAVTDPGSTRPRRDALGPGGMINGVSLLLENRPSVRAVATAPSEVILLGRAQFRRILIEYPETARDLQERLSRNLMAMTQDLDAVSTRLSEVDRLLNGGRDE; translated from the coding sequence ATGAGCCTGTCCCGCGACATCGCGGTGATGCGCAAGACACCCATGCTCGCGGGGCTTGAGGAAGAGCACCTGCGCCTGCTCGCCTTCTCCAGCGAAACCCGGCATCTCGGTCCGGGCGAGGTGCTGTTCGAGATGAATTCCGCTGCACCGGGGGCGGGCGTCGTGGCCAGCGGCGCCATTGCCGTGACGGATCCCGGCAGCACCCGCCCGCGCCGCGACGCGCTCGGTCCCGGCGGGATGATCAACGGTGTGTCGCTGCTTCTGGAGAACCGCCCCAGCGTGCGCGCGGTGGCAACGGCGCCCTCGGAAGTGATCCTCCTGGGCCGCGCCCAGTTCCGCCGCATCCTGATCGAGTACCCGGAGACAGCCCGCGACCTCCAGGAGCGCCTGTCGCGCAATCTCATGGCCATGACCCAGGATCTCGACGCCGTCAGCACCCGCCTCTCGGAGGTCGACCGGCTCTTGAACGGCGGTCGGGACGAGTAG
- a CDS encoding putative bifunctional diguanylate cyclase/phosphodiesterase yields the protein MTHAKGDLADAPKELGELESVAAVLRSVLGGAGAGIALAAEGRVWVGVNADNPQVAGKIEAALVLKPEAPEEAAADGSLLVSDMQLTDEGASVRIAVDGDAEDAGNSLERALPSIGALVRQVVGKVQEIGALQRTVSVMTRFETMSRTGRWQLDLDSRALTWSDEVYRIFDLKPGDPISLERALSFYPKEAQANLRGKFEEAMQTGAGFTLAMPAETASGTRKFVRVMAEPEQVDGGTASLFGVIQDVTEEKEAERRLWWTANHDPLTGLPNRMLFQDRLSRAIEHAKRFDEEIGLVIFDVDNFKMVNDVYGHEAGDLLLKHISDVLLDTIRATDSIARLGGDEFAVILGDLRGEGDVYPPLERLSQATDFKFDYRGTVIPVRMSMGVALFPTHGESGEDLYRNADIALFRTKNNHDRRMTLYESRFGYELQARDELLRDVRQALEADLIVPFYQPLFDLETGAIVGAEVLARWRRAEGTLEAASFIAAINDYETAPLVGAGILRQAAADMAAYKAEFSDSVPFSLNVSRSQVRNPEFVALVAASLNDDEIGFSDFILEISEDAVVERDHFQVADSLADLAEKGLGFAFDDFGNSFSSLIHINSYSVRQVKIDRKLVDDINIDSQKLAIVDGILRICSSLGIDVVAECVEREDQVRALRQLGVRHAQGNFLARPMTFSDFIDLNRSGLRSGYEVSPHLLSHTGKPANPSC from the coding sequence ATGACACATGCAAAGGGTGACCTAGCTGACGCGCCGAAAGAACTCGGCGAGCTGGAGTCCGTCGCTGCCGTTCTCCGTTCTGTTCTGGGCGGAGCAGGCGCGGGAATTGCTCTTGCCGCGGAAGGTCGTGTCTGGGTCGGTGTGAATGCCGACAATCCGCAAGTCGCCGGCAAAATCGAAGCGGCGCTTGTCCTGAAGCCCGAGGCCCCGGAAGAGGCGGCAGCGGACGGCTCCCTTCTGGTGAGCGACATGCAGCTGACCGATGAGGGCGCTTCGGTCCGGATCGCCGTCGACGGCGATGCGGAGGATGCCGGGAACAGCCTCGAGCGGGCGTTGCCGAGCATCGGCGCCCTCGTACGTCAGGTGGTTGGCAAAGTTCAGGAAATCGGGGCCCTGCAGCGCACCGTTTCGGTGATGACCCGGTTCGAAACGATGTCGCGGACCGGGCGGTGGCAACTGGACCTGGACTCCCGGGCCCTCACCTGGTCCGACGAGGTCTACCGCATCTTCGATCTGAAGCCCGGCGACCCGATCTCGCTGGAACGGGCCTTGAGCTTCTATCCCAAGGAGGCGCAGGCCAACCTCCGCGGCAAGTTCGAGGAAGCCATGCAAACCGGCGCCGGCTTTACGCTGGCGATGCCGGCCGAGACCGCGTCCGGGACGCGCAAGTTCGTCCGCGTGATGGCGGAGCCGGAGCAGGTCGACGGCGGAACCGCCTCCCTGTTCGGTGTCATCCAGGACGTGACGGAAGAAAAGGAAGCCGAGCGCCGGCTGTGGTGGACGGCCAACCACGATCCGCTGACGGGATTGCCGAACCGCATGCTGTTCCAGGATCGCCTCAGCCGGGCAATCGAACACGCAAAACGGTTCGACGAGGAAATCGGGCTCGTCATCTTCGACGTCGACAACTTCAAGATGGTCAACGACGTCTACGGCCACGAGGCCGGCGACCTGCTGCTCAAGCACATCTCCGACGTGCTGCTCGACACCATTCGCGCCACCGATTCCATCGCGCGCCTGGGAGGTGACGAGTTCGCGGTCATCCTCGGCGATCTCAGGGGCGAGGGCGATGTCTATCCGCCACTGGAACGGCTCAGCCAGGCGACGGACTTCAAGTTCGACTATCGCGGCACGGTCATTCCGGTGCGCATGAGCATGGGGGTTGCGTTGTTCCCGACCCACGGCGAGAGCGGCGAGGATCTCTACCGGAACGCCGACATTGCCTTGTTCCGGACCAAAAACAATCACGACCGGCGGATGACGCTTTACGAGTCCCGCTTCGGCTATGAGCTGCAGGCCCGGGACGAGCTGCTACGGGACGTCCGGCAGGCACTCGAGGCCGATCTGATCGTTCCGTTCTACCAGCCGCTGTTCGACCTGGAGACCGGGGCGATCGTCGGTGCGGAAGTTCTCGCGCGCTGGCGACGGGCCGAGGGGACCCTGGAGGCGGCGTCGTTCATCGCCGCCATCAACGACTACGAGACCGCGCCGCTGGTGGGCGCCGGAATCCTTCGCCAGGCTGCCGCCGACATGGCCGCCTACAAGGCGGAGTTCTCCGACTCCGTGCCGTTTTCGCTGAACGTCTCACGCAGTCAGGTGCGCAATCCGGAGTTCGTCGCGCTGGTGGCGGCCAGCCTGAACGACGACGAGATTGGCTTCTCCGATTTCATTCTCGAGATTTCCGAGGACGCCGTCGTCGAACGGGATCACTTCCAGGTCGCGGACAGTCTCGCCGATCTGGCCGAGAAGGGGCTCGGCTTCGCGTTCGACGATTTCGGCAACAGCTTTTCCTCGCTGATCCACATCAACTCCTATTCGGTGCGCCAGGTGAAGATCGACCGGAAGCTGGTCGACGACATCAATATCGATTCCCAGAAGCTCGCGATTGTGGACGGGATTCTGCGGATCTGTTCGTCGCTCGGGATCGATGTGGTCGCCGAATGCGTGGAACGCGAGGATCAGGTGCGCGCGCTTCGCCAGCTCGGCGTCCGGCATGCCCAGGGTAATTTTCTGGCTCGGCCGATGACGTTTTCGGACTTCATCGATCTCAACCGGTCCGGCCTGCGCAGCGGTTACGAGGTGAGCCCGCATCTGCTGTCCCATACGGGCAAGCCGGCCAACCCGAGCTGCTGA
- a CDS encoding methyltransferase domain-containing protein, translating to MGPKERLSPDGSPPRCADCGSLERHRAYRTAFQALDPARFSALSALQFSPDKVVEPDWFVAHEISEFGTETELDLQAIERPDDCYDVIVVNHVLEHVEDDIAAVAELHRVVREEGFVFLSVPDPARVEATREYGRAREDKHGHWRIYGPDVVDRFARAAPEGLVVELHPVDPVTLAPDTAFVLTQSPAVANDTVDRLAAAGIPSRLIRSQAA from the coding sequence TTGGGCCCCAAGGAAAGGCTGTCACCCGACGGGTCGCCGCCGCGCTGCGCCGACTGCGGGTCGCTGGAGCGGCACCGCGCCTATCGTACGGCTTTCCAGGCGCTCGATCCGGCTCGGTTTTCGGCGCTGTCCGCCCTCCAGTTCAGCCCGGACAAGGTCGTGGAGCCCGACTGGTTTGTCGCCCATGAAATTTCGGAGTTCGGAACGGAAACCGAGCTGGATCTCCAGGCGATCGAACGGCCCGACGACTGCTACGACGTGATCGTGGTGAACCACGTTCTGGAACACGTGGAAGACGACATCGCCGCCGTTGCCGAGCTGCACCGGGTCGTCCGGGAAGAGGGCTTCGTCTTTCTCTCCGTGCCCGATCCCGCCCGCGTCGAGGCGACCCGCGAATATGGCCGCGCCCGGGAGGACAAGCACGGCCACTGGCGCATCTACGGTCCCGACGTCGTCGACCGGTTCGCCCGGGCGGCCCCCGAAGGCCTGGTCGTCGAACTGCATCCGGTGGACCCTGTCACCCTGGCCCCCGACACCGCTTTTGTCCTCACGCAATCGCCCGCGGTGGCGAACGACACGGTCGACCGTCTGGCCGCAGCCGGCATCCCGAGCCGCCTGATCCGGTCTCAGGCGGCCTGA
- a CDS encoding J domain-containing protein, with protein MADNPYEVLGVAPDASQDEIRKAYRKLAKQFHPDLNPGNAAAADRFKAVASAYDIVGDPDKRGRFDRGEIDASGDERPQHQYYRDFADQGAGHHYASSAGYDDLGDMSDFFSDIFGRRAQAGGGAGGGRVRMPGPDVRYHLEIDFLEAVSGATKRVTMPDGKTLDIAVPEGLRDGQTIRLKGQGGPGFGGGPAGDAYVEISVRPHPQFERQGDDIVLTLPISLDEAVLGARVEVPTTTGRVTMTVPKGASGGQTLRLRGKGIKRRQGGGHGDQLVRLQVRLPETIDDELAAFMERWREGHGYNPRKSMEAGR; from the coding sequence GTGGCAGACAATCCCTACGAGGTTCTCGGCGTCGCTCCGGACGCGAGCCAGGACGAGATCCGCAAGGCCTATCGAAAGCTCGCGAAGCAGTTTCACCCGGATCTCAACCCGGGCAACGCCGCCGCGGCCGACCGCTTCAAGGCGGTGGCGAGCGCCTATGACATAGTCGGCGACCCGGACAAGCGCGGCCGCTTCGATCGCGGCGAGATCGACGCCAGCGGCGACGAGCGGCCCCAGCACCAGTATTACCGCGACTTCGCCGATCAGGGTGCAGGGCATCACTACGCCTCGTCGGCCGGCTACGACGATCTCGGCGACATGTCGGACTTCTTTTCCGACATCTTCGGCCGCCGCGCCCAGGCGGGAGGAGGAGCCGGCGGGGGCCGCGTGCGCATGCCCGGGCCGGACGTGCGCTATCATCTGGAGATCGATTTCCTGGAGGCCGTGTCCGGCGCGACCAAGCGGGTCACCATGCCGGACGGCAAGACCCTCGATATCGCAGTTCCGGAGGGCCTGCGCGACGGACAGACGATCCGCCTGAAAGGCCAGGGCGGACCCGGCTTTGGCGGCGGCCCTGCCGGCGACGCCTATGTCGAGATCAGCGTCCGGCCGCATCCGCAGTTCGAGCGCCAGGGGGACGACATCGTCCTGACCCTGCCGATCTCCCTCGACGAGGCCGTGCTCGGCGCCAGGGTCGAGGTGCCGACGACGACTGGCCGGGTGACGATGACGGTCCCGAAGGGGGCGAGCGGCGGACAGACGCTCCGGCTGCGCGGCAAGGGGATCAAGCGGCGCCAGGGCGGCGGCCACGGCGATCAGCTCGTCCGCCTCCAGGTGCGCCTGCCGGAGACGATCGACGACGAGCTCGCCGCCTTCATGGAACGCTGGCGCGAGGGCCACGGCTACAATCCCCGCAAGTCGATGGAGGCGGGCCGATGA
- a CDS encoding chaperone modulator CbpM, with protein MSYTEDQVVATVETLSVERLRRWVAEGWIIPATGEAVLTFTEIDVARVRLVCHLTDELDVGEEAVPVILSLLDQVHGLRGELKRLAGAIERQPETVRDAIRRELEPDRTG; from the coding sequence ATGAGCTATACCGAGGATCAGGTCGTCGCCACGGTGGAGACCCTGTCCGTCGAGCGGCTGCGCCGCTGGGTGGCGGAAGGATGGATCATCCCGGCCACCGGCGAGGCGGTGCTCACCTTCACCGAGATCGACGTCGCCCGGGTGCGGCTGGTGTGTCACCTGACCGACGAGCTGGACGTGGGCGAAGAGGCGGTCCCCGTCATCCTGTCGCTTCTGGACCAGGTCCACGGCCTGAGGGGCGAACTCAAGCGGCTGGCCGGCGCGATTGAACGGCAGCCGGAGACGGTCCGGGACGCCATTCGGCGTGAGCTTGAGCCGGACCGGACCGGCTGA